The proteins below come from a single Parageobacillus toebii NBRC 107807 genomic window:
- a CDS encoding retropepsin-like aspartic protease — protein MDFRLPPKNPTTLVVRSVKSIEIVYRGRSKLIDNMVIDTGAAKTLISQNAVEDIDLRVEMGDHIVTYYGIGGKEHAFTKKLDSIKLGSFQLREYEVDFSGMDYEGINGLLGLDILLDAGLVLDLAKLEMYRSGQK, from the coding sequence ATGGACTTCCGACTACCACCCAAGAATCCCACGACTTTAGTCGTGCGGAGTGTCAAGTCGATAGAAATTGTTTATCGAGGAAGGTCCAAGTTGATTGATAATATGGTCATTGATACTGGTGCTGCCAAAACACTGATTTCTCAAAATGCAGTAGAGGATATTGATTTGCGAGTAGAGATGGGCGATCATATTGTTACTTATTATGGAATCGGTGGAAAAGAGCACGCATTTACAAAGAAATTGGACTCTATTAAATTAGGTTCTTTTCAACTCAGAGAGTATGAGGTTGATTTTAGTGGGATGGATTATGAAGGGATTAATGGTTTGTTAGGATTAGATATATTGCTAGACGCTGGACTTGTCCTAGACCTAGCCAAATTAGAAATGTATCGTTCCGGTCAAAAATAA
- a CDS encoding RNA-guided endonuclease InsQ/TnpB family protein yields the protein MQALTIKIRFFPDNPELLRQLSREYIHTVNALTEQAEKQGSFPKVTTKDVDAHLPSAVLNQAIRDAKSVSKKMKKEGKRPILKKPVYFVNNQNYTIGEQMIAFPIMLDGKTRKTRFRAMVTERDKNLIQHAKLGLMRIVEKTGKWYAQVSLSIPVTKKKNEKVMGVDLGLKVPAVAVTSNGKTRFFGNGRQNKYIRRKYQQRRRKLGKLKKLSAIRKMNNKEQRIMKDINHKISRQIVNMAIKEDVSVIKLEKLTNIRQTARTSRKNEKHLHTWSFYQLSKFIEYKAKLAGISVVYVDPKYTSQHCPQCGTKNKARDRKYVCRCGYVAHRDRVGAWNIMKAPVADGVA from the coding sequence GTGCAAGCATTGACAATTAAAATTCGATTCTTTCCAGATAACCCTGAGCTGCTTCGTCAGTTGAGCAGAGAATATATCCATACCGTAAATGCTTTAACCGAACAAGCCGAGAAACAAGGTTCTTTCCCGAAAGTAACAACAAAAGATGTGGACGCCCATCTTCCTTCGGCTGTTCTGAATCAAGCGATTCGTGATGCGAAAAGTGTATCAAAGAAAATGAAAAAAGAAGGGAAGCGCCCCATCCTCAAAAAACCGGTATATTTCGTCAATAATCAAAACTATACCATTGGCGAGCAAATGATCGCATTTCCGATTATGTTGGATGGAAAAACGAGAAAAACAAGATTTCGAGCGATGGTGACAGAGCGTGATAAAAACCTGATCCAACATGCTAAACTTGGACTGATGCGCATTGTGGAAAAGACAGGAAAGTGGTATGCACAAGTTTCGTTAAGCATCCCTGTGACCAAAAAGAAAAATGAAAAGGTCATGGGTGTTGATCTCGGACTAAAAGTTCCTGCAGTAGCTGTGACTTCGAATGGAAAAACTCGTTTCTTCGGAAATGGAAGGCAAAACAAATACATTCGCCGTAAATATCAACAAAGAAGGAGAAAGTTAGGGAAACTCAAGAAGTTGTCCGCTATTCGCAAAATGAACAATAAAGAGCAACGCATAATGAAAGACATCAACCACAAAATCAGCCGCCAGATTGTCAACATGGCCATCAAGGAAGATGTTTCCGTTATTAAACTTGAAAAGCTGACGAACATTCGTCAGACGGCAAGAACAAGCCGTAAAAACGAAAAGCACTTGCATACATGGAGTTTTTATCAGCTTTCCAAGTTTATTGAATACAAAGCTAAGTTAGCTGGAATTTCGGTTGTGTATGTGGACCCGAAATACACCTCTCAACATTGTCCGCAATGCGGAACAAAAAATAAAGCCAGAGACCGCAAGTATGTATGTAGGTGTGGGTACGTCGCGCATCGGGATCGAGTGGGTGCGTGGAATATAATGAAGGCACCTGTGGCAGATGGAGTAGCGTAA
- a CDS encoding NAD(P)/FAD-dependent oxidoreductase codes for MKSYIVVGGGILGASTAYHLVKEGAKVTLIDRGDKGQATDAAAGIVCPWVSQRRNKRWYRLAKGGARFYPALIEELKFYGETETGYERVGAICLHTDEEKLQKIKERVLQRREDAPEIGEITRLSPEETKALFPPLAEEYSSIHVSGAARVNGRALRNSLVRAAQKLGAAYIKGNAKLIHKGAQVIGVEVEGRQYVGDAVIATAGAWSKELLLPLGIEFLVVPQKAQIVHLERPEQDTDNWPVVMPPNNQYLLAFKDGRIVIGATHEDDVGFDCRVTAGGLHEVLDKALTVAPGLANCTHLETRVGFRPYTPGFLPVFGALPGFEGIYVANGLGASGLTAGPYLGSELAKLVLGKPTELDPLDYDVAGAIKKIE; via the coding sequence ATGAAATCATACATCGTCGTTGGAGGCGGAATTTTAGGAGCGTCTACCGCTTATCACTTGGTCAAAGAAGGAGCAAAGGTAACATTAATAGATAGAGGTGACAAAGGCCAAGCAACAGATGCTGCGGCTGGAATTGTTTGTCCATGGGTTTCCCAGCGTCGAAATAAGCGTTGGTATCGTTTAGCGAAAGGCGGAGCGAGATTTTATCCTGCTTTAATCGAAGAACTGAAATTCTATGGTGAAACGGAAACGGGATATGAGCGTGTAGGAGCAATCTGTCTTCATACAGATGAAGAGAAGCTTCAAAAGATCAAGGAAAGAGTATTACAACGTCGTGAGGACGCACCAGAAATCGGCGAAATTACGCGATTGTCTCCCGAGGAAACAAAAGCACTATTTCCGCCATTGGCAGAGGAGTATAGCTCCATTCATGTCAGTGGCGCCGCTCGCGTCAATGGAAGAGCACTTCGCAACTCCTTAGTTCGGGCAGCACAAAAGCTTGGAGCTGCTTATATCAAAGGAAACGCAAAACTTATCCATAAAGGTGCACAAGTAATCGGTGTCGAAGTAGAAGGAAGACAATATGTAGGAGATGCCGTCATCGCAACGGCTGGTGCGTGGTCAAAAGAGCTGCTTCTACCGTTAGGCATTGAATTTTTAGTAGTGCCGCAAAAAGCGCAAATCGTTCACCTTGAAAGACCAGAACAGGATACAGACAATTGGCCCGTTGTCATGCCGCCAAATAATCAATATCTCCTTGCCTTTAAAGATGGCCGTATTGTCATCGGAGCCACTCATGAAGATGACGTCGGCTTCGATTGCAGAGTAACGGCTGGTGGATTGCATGAAGTTTTAGACAAAGCTTTAACCGTAGCTCCAGGGCTGGCGAATTGTACTCATCTTGAAACAAGAGTTGGTTTTCGTCCATACACTCCTGGGTTTCTTCCGGTCTTTGGAGCGCTTCCAGGTTTCGAAGGCATCTATGTGGCCAACGGATTAGGCGCATCCGGACTGACAGCTGGTCCTTACTTAGGTTCTGAACTGGCAAAGCTCGTACTCGGAAAACCAACAGAATTAGACCCTTTGGACTATGATGTCGCTGGCGCCATTAAGAAAATAGAATAA
- a CDS encoding McrB family protein encodes MNKKWNVDILGVLATAEEMDHFLGKNEVFINNTDTLQFYIKILSQEPDNFPRHIKLVTCYAEELVNWGFEDDITLPRDKRVERLKDFLKDVVIVFRPEMRKGQAQREFYVAKDVQILPKNDSFRNTLKFIPIPIFSNDKNSSNRSKDEFEEALKKPSYVGKNNQVSQEENDTPNFVVWKEGEKFIAYGEFESHVYAYGGFRFTPLNNEIRKTVMKEDWIQECYIHNHVIFVENNLHETIVSAIRNGELLENKEIQRLSEQQEDIRIGESTGFERVENEIAATTEAVNLAEREFLERFIEIARDEGLHYREEDLYNFHTAMKTGGLVILAGMSGTGKSKLVQVYSKALKLSSKQTLFIPVRPFWQDDSDVIGYVDTLNNVYRPGDCGLVNLLIEASNDTDNLYIVCFDEMNLARVEHYFSQFLSVLELEEGQRKLQLYNEEYSNRLHNYHLYPPSVPIKSNVMFVGTVNIDESTYHFSDKVLDRANVINLQLQPYEVLLTSKPEKKSTADLKERMSADMYASFRNKDKEIGLTREELKFLWNLHNAIQEANRNIGIGWRIVKQIGRYMKNLVPDSPLTRQRAFDLQIAQRVMTKIRGSEEQLENLVGVYNKDNGEVEKSHLLLLLDEASEISDFQTVRKIIKEKAKELKLHGYTV; translated from the coding sequence ATGAATAAAAAATGGAATGTAGACATATTAGGTGTTTTAGCAACGGCTGAAGAAATGGATCACTTTTTAGGAAAAAATGAAGTATTTATTAACAACACAGATACTTTGCAGTTTTATATTAAAATTTTATCACAAGAACCAGATAACTTTCCTAGGCATATAAAATTAGTGACATGTTATGCAGAGGAATTAGTAAACTGGGGTTTTGAAGATGATATTACATTGCCTAGAGATAAACGAGTAGAACGTTTAAAAGATTTTTTGAAAGATGTAGTAATTGTGTTTCGACCAGAAATGAGAAAGGGTCAGGCTCAGAGAGAATTTTATGTGGCAAAAGATGTACAAATTTTACCTAAAAATGATTCCTTTCGTAACACATTGAAATTTATACCGATTCCAATCTTTTCGAATGATAAAAATTCATCAAATAGAAGTAAGGATGAATTTGAAGAAGCGTTAAAGAAACCAAGTTATGTTGGTAAAAATAATCAAGTGTCACAAGAGGAAAATGATACACCTAATTTTGTTGTTTGGAAGGAAGGAGAGAAATTTATCGCATACGGGGAGTTTGAAAGCCATGTATACGCATACGGAGGATTTCGTTTCACTCCTTTAAACAACGAAATTCGAAAAACTGTAATGAAAGAAGATTGGATTCAAGAGTGTTATATACACAATCATGTCATTTTTGTAGAAAATAATCTTCATGAAACAATTGTATCTGCTATTAGGAATGGAGAATTATTGGAAAATAAAGAAATTCAACGATTAAGTGAACAACAAGAAGATATAAGGATTGGGGAGTCTACCGGTTTTGAAAGAGTTGAAAATGAAATAGCGGCAACTACAGAAGCGGTAAATTTGGCGGAAAGAGAATTTTTAGAGCGTTTTATTGAAATTGCGAGAGATGAAGGATTACATTATCGTGAAGAGGATTTATATAACTTTCACACGGCTATGAAAACAGGTGGATTGGTTATTTTAGCGGGAATGAGTGGAACAGGAAAATCTAAACTAGTTCAAGTTTACAGTAAAGCATTGAAATTAAGTAGTAAGCAAACGCTTTTTATTCCAGTTCGTCCGTTTTGGCAGGATGATTCTGATGTTATAGGTTATGTTGATACATTAAATAATGTTTATCGCCCAGGAGATTGTGGTTTGGTAAATTTATTAATCGAAGCAAGCAATGATACTGATAACTTATATATTGTTTGCTTTGATGAAATGAATCTAGCTCGAGTGGAACATTACTTTTCACAATTTTTGTCAGTATTGGAATTGGAAGAAGGACAAAGGAAATTGCAACTTTATAATGAAGAATATAGCAATCGTCTGCATAATTATCATTTATATCCTCCTTCTGTCCCAATTAAAAGTAATGTAATGTTTGTCGGAACAGTAAATATCGATGAATCAACATATCACTTTTCCGATAAAGTGTTGGATAGAGCAAATGTAATAAATTTACAATTACAACCGTATGAAGTTCTTCTAACATCAAAACCTGAAAAGAAAAGCACGGCTGATTTGAAAGAAAGAATGAGTGCAGATATGTATGCATCTTTCCGTAATAAAGATAAAGAAATAGGTTTGACGAGAGAAGAATTGAAGTTCTTATGGAATCTTCATAATGCAATTCAAGAAGCAAATCGGAATATTGGTATTGGATGGCGTATTGTGAAACAAATTGGGCGTTACATGAAGAATTTGGTTCCTGACTCTCCACTAACACGTCAACGTGCTTTTGACCTTCAAATTGCACAAAGAGTAATGACAAAAATTAGAGGTTCAGAGGAGCAGTTGGAAAATTTAGTTGGTGTATATAACAAAGACAATGGTGAAGTAGAGAAAAGTCACTTACTCCTATTATTGGATGAGGCTTCAGAAATATCTGATTTTCAAACTGTAAGGAAAATTATTAAGGAGAAAGCAAAGGAGTTAAAATTACATGGTTATACCGTTTAA
- a CDS encoding cache domain-containing protein, protein MNWIRSRIFWKIYIINLVVIFALLALMFMIARMSLPQITKEQYRHMTDKTVLRMKEQIVQIAEDLNKFEQYVQDDPHFRVNDAKQWSKGLEHIIKISPYIDSATILDSNGYVKGFYPKDLRHLLNYNLSKREYFQQALRTKKAYFSDVVSADTGRYLLVISVPVLNEQNEVERVVNLSMRIEQNNLFRSIVRSFQIGEHGYTFIVDRNGNIISHPSKKRIGDNVAENAVVQKLLQGQSGYEEVVNTEGVAMLASYAYIPILQWGVVAQVPVSEIYKPYVLFEKALWFASITAFFILSLLTALYAHQIVHPIRRLCDVAEAVAKGKKHVRADETDRTEIGILAKRFNYMIDSIQQSEELLRKSEKLAVVGELAAGVAHEIRNPLTSLKGFIQLLKEGERNQTYFDIIEAELERLNEIVDEFLLLGKPHPTKKAYSRVSEMLQHVMKLLEGQALLHHVTVQYFVDEQLPLLYCDENQLKQVFINIIKNAIEAMPNGGILRIEAKQRLDSILICITDEGCGIPKERMAKLGEPFYSTKEKGTGLGLMVSFKIVEAHGGKMKIHSEEGKGTTVCLIFPISSKQED, encoded by the coding sequence ATGAATTGGATACGGTCACGTATTTTTTGGAAAATTTATATCATTAATTTAGTCGTTATTTTTGCTTTGCTAGCTTTAATGTTTATGATTGCTCGGATGTCTTTGCCACAAATCACAAAAGAGCAATATCGCCACATGACGGATAAAACCGTTTTGCGAATGAAAGAACAAATTGTTCAAATTGCTGAGGATTTAAATAAGTTTGAGCAATACGTGCAAGACGATCCGCATTTTCGGGTGAACGATGCCAAGCAATGGTCAAAAGGGCTTGAACATATTATTAAAATTTCTCCTTACATTGATAGTGCTACAATATTAGATTCGAACGGATATGTGAAAGGGTTTTATCCTAAGGACTTGAGGCATCTATTAAACTATAACTTAAGTAAGCGTGAATACTTCCAACAAGCGCTGCGAACGAAAAAAGCTTACTTCAGCGATGTCGTCTCCGCAGATACAGGACGTTATTTACTCGTCATTTCTGTTCCTGTTTTAAATGAACAGAATGAAGTGGAGAGAGTCGTCAACTTATCGATGCGAATTGAACAAAATAATCTATTTCGATCCATTGTTCGAAGTTTTCAAATTGGTGAACATGGCTATACGTTCATCGTCGATCGCAATGGGAACATTATTTCTCATCCATCGAAAAAGAGAATCGGCGATAATGTTGCTGAAAATGCCGTTGTACAAAAATTGCTTCAAGGACAATCAGGCTATGAAGAAGTCGTCAATACAGAGGGAGTGGCGATGCTTGCTTCCTATGCGTATATTCCGATTTTACAATGGGGTGTTGTTGCGCAAGTGCCTGTTTCGGAGATTTATAAACCTTATGTGTTGTTTGAAAAGGCACTTTGGTTTGCTTCTATTACTGCATTTTTCATTTTATCTCTTTTAACAGCGCTCTATGCCCATCAAATTGTCCATCCGATTCGCCGGTTGTGTGATGTGGCAGAAGCGGTCGCAAAAGGAAAAAAACATGTTCGCGCAGACGAAACTGATCGAACGGAAATTGGTATACTCGCAAAGCGCTTCAATTACATGATTGATTCTATTCAACAGTCGGAAGAACTGTTGCGAAAATCGGAAAAACTAGCGGTTGTCGGTGAATTGGCGGCGGGGGTTGCCCATGAAATCCGCAATCCATTAACATCACTGAAAGGGTTTATTCAGCTTTTAAAAGAGGGAGAACGCAATCAGACGTATTTCGATATAATTGAAGCGGAATTAGAGCGATTAAACGAAATTGTCGATGAGTTTTTATTGCTTGGCAAGCCGCATCCAACAAAAAAAGCATACAGCCGCGTATCGGAAATGTTACAACATGTGATGAAGCTTCTCGAAGGACAAGCGCTATTGCATCATGTGACGGTTCAATATTTCGTTGATGAACAACTTCCGCTGCTTTATTGTGACGAAAATCAATTGAAACAAGTGTTCATCAACATCATCAAAAACGCCATTGAAGCGATGCCAAATGGTGGAATATTACGGATCGAAGCGAAACAACGACTAGATTCGATTCTCATTTGCATCACAGACGAAGGCTGCGGCATACCGAAAGAGCGAATGGCCAAGCTTGGTGAACCGTTCTACAGTACCAAAGAAAAAGGGACAGGACTAGGGCTAATGGTGAGTTTTAAAATCGTGGAAGCGCATGGTGGCAAAATGAAGATCCATAGCGAAGAAGGAAAAGGAACGACCGTGTGTTTGATTTTTCCGATTTCCTCAAAGCAGGAGGACTGA
- a CDS encoding DUF6414 family protein codes for MSETKEILPITIYLNQKIVFDLLAVIDDGFSQVTKLNISNQEGKKNGVDGSAEIGISNAFGLFGVKSKINARKEKTQTESTSKSEEKVHTPTSLFVKLLSYLEEKNLVKDINDKNDLINLKPGEFVRFNSTLEQNPLVSLLESLEQMAVMAIRLENKKKNKAQSEDQNILKLIKGVRESLTQHDMIDLISTIKNSHETIKAVLPVYINFFFNRSMNEIIDGNYTVVGKVAKVVLDQNDNINLFRNTGFKLLKQHTLEKMFTSFNDQADEQLELPEIITRINEPALLVIPIAIYS; via the coding sequence ATGTCAGAAACAAAAGAAATTTTACCAATAACTATTTATCTAAATCAAAAAATAGTGTTTGATTTGTTGGCTGTAATTGATGATGGTTTTTCTCAAGTAACAAAATTAAATATCTCTAATCAAGAAGGAAAAAAGAATGGAGTAGATGGTAGTGCGGAAATTGGAATAAGTAATGCATTTGGATTATTTGGAGTTAAATCAAAGATAAATGCAAGAAAAGAAAAAACACAAACGGAATCTACTTCAAAGTCGGAAGAAAAAGTTCACACTCCAACGTCTCTTTTTGTAAAATTACTTTCTTATTTAGAGGAGAAAAATCTTGTCAAAGACATTAACGATAAAAATGATTTAATTAATTTAAAGCCAGGAGAATTTGTAAGATTTAATAGTACATTAGAGCAAAATCCTTTAGTTTCACTTTTAGAATCGTTAGAACAAATGGCAGTTATGGCAATAAGACTTGAAAATAAAAAGAAAAACAAAGCTCAAAGCGAAGATCAAAATATATTGAAACTAATCAAAGGTGTAAGAGAAAGTTTAACTCAGCATGATATGATTGATTTAATTAGCACAATAAAAAATTCTCATGAAACAATAAAAGCAGTATTACCTGTATATATTAATTTTTTCTTTAATAGAAGTATGAATGAAATTATAGACGGTAATTATACTGTAGTGGGAAAAGTGGCAAAAGTAGTGTTAGATCAAAATGATAATATAAACTTGTTTAGGAATACTGGCTTTAAATTGTTAAAACAACATACTTTAGAAAAAATGTTTACTTCATTTAATGATCAAGCAGATGAACAATTAGAATTACCAGAAATAATCACAAGAATTAATGAACCGGCTTTATTAGTTATTCCAATTGCGATTTATTCATAA
- a CDS encoding IS256 family transposase codes for MSKSIPNVDWANQLESVIRQFVKEKLELIMREEIKNFLEIEQAGTSNMRNGYYQRNLDTQYGRMEGLLVPRDRNGEFQTQLFAPYQRHTGWLEEAIIRMYQSGMSTREIGKFMERILGNAYSPATISRITDVVKEDIEKWHTRPLHKRYSVLYLDGLYVKLRRETVEKEVIYVVLGVNEEGYREILDFFVGGQESAYVWQEILQHLYQRGVKEVLLGVFDGLPGLEEAFRAVYPKADVQRCVVHKVRSTLNRVRKKDQFEMAEDLKLIYRSPNKEIALEMFQQFESKWSHKYPREVQSWANELDVLLTFMDDPSSIRSVIYTTNAIERTIKEIRKRLKPMNSLSSLEVAEKVVYLTIQDFNEKWAGRKLRGFAE; via the coding sequence ATGTCTAAAAGTATACCGAATGTCGACTGGGCAAATCAACTGGAAAGTGTCATTCGTCAGTTTGTAAAGGAAAAATTAGAACTGATCATGCGGGAAGAAATCAAGAATTTCCTCGAAATAGAACAAGCCGGAACATCAAATATGAGAAACGGCTACTATCAACGAAATCTAGATACGCAATATGGTCGGATGGAAGGTCTTTTGGTCCCTAGAGACCGAAACGGAGAATTTCAAACCCAATTGTTCGCTCCTTACCAACGCCACACCGGCTGGCTGGAGGAAGCCATCATTAGGATGTATCAAAGTGGCATGAGTACGCGTGAAATTGGCAAGTTTATGGAACGAATTTTAGGCAATGCCTATTCTCCTGCAACGATCAGCCGTATTACCGATGTCGTGAAGGAAGACATCGAGAAATGGCACACTCGTCCACTGCACAAGCGTTATTCCGTCTTATATTTGGATGGTTTATACGTAAAACTTCGTCGCGAAACCGTGGAGAAAGAAGTCATTTATGTGGTGTTAGGGGTGAACGAAGAAGGATATCGCGAAATTCTTGATTTCTTTGTGGGAGGACAAGAAAGCGCCTATGTATGGCAGGAAATTCTTCAACACCTCTACCAAAGAGGCGTCAAGGAAGTGCTTCTGGGCGTATTTGATGGTCTTCCGGGGCTGGAGGAAGCTTTTCGGGCCGTTTATCCGAAAGCGGATGTGCAGCGTTGTGTCGTTCACAAAGTCCGCAGCACCCTAAATCGTGTTCGGAAAAAAGACCAATTCGAAATGGCGGAGGATCTGAAACTCATTTATCGTTCTCCGAATAAAGAAATCGCATTGGAGATGTTTCAACAGTTTGAATCCAAATGGTCTCACAAGTACCCAAGGGAAGTCCAATCTTGGGCCAATGAGTTGGATGTCCTCCTTACATTTATGGATGATCCAAGCAGTATTCGAAGTGTGATTTACACGACGAATGCCATCGAACGAACGATCAAAGAGATTCGGAAACGTCTAAAGCCGATGAACAGTTTGAGCAGTTTAGAAGTTGCGGAAAAAGTCGTGTATTTGACCATTCAAGATTTTAATGAGAAATGGGCAGGGCGAAAGTTAAGAGGATTTGCCGAATAG
- a CDS encoding SEC-C metal-binding domain-containing protein, translating into MAFLQKIEPYVVSGDPIVQQFVLQALEEYPHVPNEWTERLIEKAVRSHGKHREILWDLRNHSLSERALLLLIEGLKREKAGEARPYFNLLDNVEPALAIKYKAELKPYISNGTWELYELLLHGTKEEVWREYERMLALLEENVSYNDLQFRRTKKIAAALVRNGWMTEAEIDDILQAEKEEWFSFAGVFAVYAAGRLKLEKHIPLLASLLVKDDDILLEEVVSALLGFQSDAVVKAVAPYVEKQESVIFAISVLANTKSTLAVDVLKNAYRREMDDDIKSLLFEALCQQLSEEALPEINEYMEKRRNAAMIDTELIAYGFYRVMGIEHPNLEKWGQIALEKEKRYEQLQHQLPLKVPYRNVNKIGRNDPCPCGSGKKYKKCCGA; encoded by the coding sequence ATGGCATTTTTGCAAAAGATAGAACCGTATGTCGTCAGTGGCGATCCGATCGTTCAGCAATTCGTTTTGCAAGCGCTCGAGGAATATCCACACGTTCCGAACGAGTGGACGGAGCGGCTAATCGAAAAGGCGGTGCGTTCGCATGGGAAACATAGAGAAATATTATGGGATTTGCGGAATCATTCGTTAAGCGAAAGGGCTTTGCTGCTGCTGATCGAAGGATTGAAGAGGGAAAAGGCCGGAGAAGCCCGTCCGTATTTCAACTTGTTGGACAATGTCGAGCCCGCATTGGCCATCAAATATAAAGCAGAATTAAAGCCATATATTTCTAATGGGACATGGGAACTGTATGAGCTTCTATTGCACGGAACAAAGGAAGAGGTATGGCGCGAATATGAGCGCATGTTGGCTTTGTTGGAGGAGAATGTTTCCTATAACGATTTGCAGTTTCGAAGAACGAAAAAAATTGCTGCCGCGCTTGTCCGGAATGGCTGGATGACCGAGGCGGAGATTGATGATATTTTGCAAGCAGAAAAAGAAGAATGGTTTTCGTTTGCTGGTGTTTTTGCCGTGTACGCCGCCGGACGATTGAAGCTAGAAAAGCATATTCCGCTGCTGGCTAGTTTGTTAGTCAAGGATGATGATATTCTTTTGGAAGAAGTTGTTTCGGCGTTACTTGGGTTTCAGTCGGATGCCGTTGTCAAGGCGGTTGCACCGTATGTAGAGAAACAAGAATCCGTTATTTTTGCGATTTCTGTGCTTGCCAATACCAAATCCACGCTTGCCGTTGACGTGCTGAAAAACGCCTACAGACGGGAAATGGATGACGATATAAAGTCATTGCTGTTTGAAGCGCTTTGCCAACAGCTTTCCGAAGAAGCGCTGCCGGAAATTAACGAATATATGGAAAAAAGACGGAATGCTGCTATGATTGATACAGAGCTTATCGCATACGGTTTTTATCGGGTGATGGGGATCGAGCACCCGAATCTCGAGAAATGGGGACAAATAGCTCTCGAAAAAGAAAAGAGATATGAACAACTGCAACATCAACTCCCCCTGAAAGTCCCTTATCGCAACGTAAATAAAATCGGACGCAATGATCCGTGCCCGTGCGGGAGCGGGAAGAAATATAAGAAATGCTGCGGGGCATAG
- a CDS encoding APC family permease — protein sequence MEQAELRKSIGFIVATSLVIGTVIGSGIFMKPGVVIAAAGDSTMALWAWVIGGIITLASGLTIAEVSVKIPKTGGLYAYVEEVYGKFWGFLCGWMQTIIYGPAVIGALGLYFGSLFAGVFGFSKQTETWIGILAVLFLALINILGTQYGGAVQSLLTLAKLLPIFLIIVFGMVQGDVPVFGMESESSQAISMGAAVLATLWAYDGWMNVGFVAGEMKNPAKTLPKAIITGIVIVMLCYLGVNIAILHVLPASKIVELGPNAAKEAATLLFGDVGGKIIAIGILISIFGCLNGKILTFPRMPFAMAENGLFPGARFLSRVHPTFHTPVQATVLQVAIAVAMMLMTSPDRLTDIAIFSVFTFYSLAFYAVFLLRKNQKSDHSLYKVPLYPVTPIVAIVGAIYIIGSTVIAQPLDTFLSVLITLSGIPIYWNLTTKQKDKMAKKAG from the coding sequence ATGGAGCAGGCTGAATTAAGAAAAAGCATTGGCTTTATCGTTGCAACATCTTTAGTCATCGGCACGGTCATCGGTTCCGGCATTTTCATGAAACCAGGAGTTGTCATCGCCGCCGCTGGTGATTCGACAATGGCCCTATGGGCATGGGTCATCGGTGGCATCATTACATTAGCGAGCGGGTTAACGATCGCAGAAGTGAGCGTAAAAATTCCGAAAACCGGAGGGCTATATGCTTATGTAGAAGAGGTGTACGGAAAGTTTTGGGGCTTTTTATGCGGATGGATGCAAACGATCATCTATGGCCCAGCGGTGATCGGAGCGCTCGGATTATACTTCGGTTCCTTATTTGCAGGGGTGTTCGGTTTTTCAAAACAGACGGAAACATGGATCGGAATTTTAGCGGTTCTTTTTCTTGCGCTTATTAACATACTAGGAACACAATATGGCGGAGCTGTTCAAAGCTTGTTAACATTAGCAAAACTGCTTCCGATCTTCCTTATTATCGTGTTTGGAATGGTTCAAGGAGATGTGCCTGTGTTCGGAATGGAAAGCGAAAGCAGCCAAGCAATCAGCATGGGCGCTGCCGTATTAGCGACGCTTTGGGCGTACGACGGCTGGATGAACGTCGGGTTTGTGGCGGGCGAAATGAAAAATCCAGCGAAAACATTGCCAAAAGCCATTATTACTGGAATTGTCATTGTCATGCTCTGCTACTTAGGCGTTAATATCGCGATCCTTCACGTACTTCCTGCTAGTAAAATTGTCGAGCTTGGCCCGAACGCCGCAAAAGAAGCCGCAACGTTACTATTTGGCGATGTAGGCGGAAAAATAATTGCGATCGGCATTTTAATTTCCATTTTCGGTTGTTTAAATGGAAAAATTTTAACATTCCCACGCATGCCGTTTGCGATGGCAGAAAACGGACTGTTTCCTGGCGCTCGTTTCTTATCACGCGTTCACCCAACGTTTCACACTCCTGTTCAAGCAACCGTTTTGCAAGTAGCGATCGCTGTGGCGATGATGTTAATGACCAGCCCTGATCGCTTGACCGATATCGCCATTTTTAGTGTTTTCACATTTTACAGCTTAGCGTTTTACGCTGTATTTTTGTTGCGGAAAAATCAAAAGTCCGATCATTCGTTATATAAAGTGCCTTTATATCCTGTAACGCCTATTGTTGCGATTGTAGGAGCGATTTACATTATTGGAAGCACCGTCATCGCTCAGCCACTCGATACTTTTCTTTCTGTGTTAATCACATTATCCGGAATTCCTATTTATTGGAATCTTACAACCAAACAAAAAGATAAAATGGCGAAAAAAGCAGGTTGA